GGAGGCCGCCCTCGCCCGGGCGGAGGCCCACGCGGGTGTGATCAGCGCGGAGGTCGCGTCTGCGATCGCCGCCGGCTGCAAGTCCGAGGCGTTCGACGTCGAGGAGATCGGCAGACAGGCACGCGACGGAGGGAACCCCGTCATTCCGCTCGTGTCGAGACTGAGGGAAGTTGTCGGCCCCGGCGCGCGCGACTTCGTGCACTGGGGGGCGACGAGCCAGGACATCCTCGACACCGCCGCCGTGCTCGTGGCGCGGCGCTCGGGGCGCGTGATCGACGCCGGCCTCCTCCGCCTGGCCGACAGCTGCGCGACCCTGGCGGACAGCCACCGCTCGACGGTCATGGCGGGCAGGACGTTGCTGCAGCCCGCAGTGCCCATCACCTTCGGGATGAAGGCGGCCGGCTGGCTGGGCGGAGTGATCGACGCCAGGCAGGCGTTGGCGGCGGCAGTCGACGGGCTCGCCGTGCAGCTCGGAGGGGCGGCGGGGACTCTCGCCTCGCTCGGCTCCCGCGGCCCCGAGGTCGTGTCGGCGTTCGCCGGCGAGCTCGGCCTGCCGGAACCGGTGATGCCGTGGCACACCGCGCGCGAGCGAACCGCCTCTCTGGCCGCCGCGCTCGGTCTCGTCGCGGGGACTTCCGCGAAGATCGCCGGCGACGTGGCGCTGCTCATGCAGCACGAGGTCGGCGAGGCGTTCGAGCCCGGCGGGCCGGGACAGGGTGGGTCCTCGACGATGCCGCACAAGAGCAACCCCGTCGGCGCCGCGGCCGTCGGCGCGGCTACCCGCCGGGCACACGCGCTGGTCTGTCTTTTCTTCGAGTCCCTTTCCGGCGAGCACGAGCGCCACGTCACCTCTTGGCCCGTCGAATGGCAGTCGCTCGGGGAACTGCTCGCTCTCACCGGCGGAGCGGTCGCTCGCACGGCGGAGACCGTGGGCGGCCTGGAGGTCGTCGCCGGTGCCATGGCGGAGCGGGTGCGCGCCCTGGCCGGGCTCCTGCTCGCCGAGCGGGTGAGCCTCGCGCTGGCCCCGCGGATGGGTCGCTCCGAGGCCGCGGCGGCGGTCGCCGAGGCGGGGCGTCGCGCGACGGACACCTCCGCCGGCGCGCTCGTGGCCTCGCTGATGTCGGACCCCCGGGTTGCCGAAGTGATCCAGGCCCCGGAGCTCGAGGACCTGATGGACCCGGCGGGCTACCTGGGCTCGTCGGAGGTGTGGATCGACCGGGTCCTCGCCCGGCACGCGGAGATGTCGCGATGAGCCTCCAGGGCGTGCGCGTCGACGGGCCGCCCGGCGCCCCGGCTCTCGTTCTCAGCAACTCCCTGGGGTGCAGCGCGGACATGTGGGCACCGCAGATGCCCGCGCTCACCCAGCGGTTCCGGGTCGTCCGCTACGAACATCGCGGCCACGGCGGGGCCGGAACCCCGGACGGCGCGTGGACCGTCGACGATCTGGGTCGCGACCTCCTGGCGGTCATGGACGCGGCAGGATTCGAACGGGCCTCGGTCATGGGGTTGTCGCTCGGCGGAACCGTGGCGATGTGGCTCGCCATCAACCACCCCGCGCGGGTCGACCGGCTGGTGATCGCGTGCAGCAGGGCGTCCTGGCCGCCCAAGGAGATGTGGGCGGGACGCATCGAGGCCATGCGAACCGGCCGGCCCGCCGACCTCCTCTCCGCGCTGCTCGGCCGCTGGTTCACCCCGGGTTTCGCGGGTGTTCACCCGGATGCGGTTGCGCTGGTCGCCTCGATGCTCGACACGGCAAGCCCACAGGGTTACGCCGGGTGCTGCGAGGCACTGTCGGAGGTGGACCTGAGCGCGGACCTCGGGTCCATCACCGCCCCGACACTCGTGCTCGCCGGCTCACTGGATCCGGGCGTGCCGATCGCGGTGGCAGCGTCGTTGGCCGAGGCGATCCCGGGCAGCTCCCTGCAGGTGATCTCGCCGGGCGCCCACCTCATCAACGTCGAGCAGCCCGGAAGGTTCAATGCGGCCGTGATCGACCACCTTGCGGGCGACGCCCTGGAGCGCGGGAGGGCGACGCGGCGTGCGGTGCTGGGCGACTCGCACGTTGAAGCGTCGGAGACCGGCGCGGGCCCGATCACCTCGTCGTTCGTCGATCTGATCACGCGTTACGCCTGGGGTGACGTGTGGACCCGGCCAGGGCTCGACAAGCGAACCCGCTCGTGCATCACCCTGGCCATGCTCGTCGCCATGGGACGTTTCGACGAGCTCGGCATGCACCTCCTCGGGGCACGGCGCAACGGGTTGAGCGACGAAGAGATCGTGGAGGTGCTGCTCCAGACGGCGATCTACTGCGGGGTCCCGGCGGCGAACTCGGCGTTCGCTGTCGCCCGGCGGGTGCTGGAGGACGATGCTGGTGCAGCCGGCGGAGCCGGTGACTGAGTCCGGCCGCAGCAACGACTTCGTCCAGTCGCTCGAACGCGGTCTCGCGGTGATCCGGGCGTTCGGGCCGGACCGCCCGTCGCTCACGCTGTCGGAGGTCGCCCGCCAGACGGGGCTGACTCGGGCGGCGGCAAGGCGGTTCCTCCTCACCCTGACCGAGCTCGGCTACGTGCACTCCGACGGCCGCATGTTCTCGCTCCGCCCGAGAGTCCTGGAGCTCGGCTACGCCTACCTGTCGACTCTCGGGCTGAACGAGGTGGCGGCGCCGCACATGGAGCAGCTGGTCGCCGAGACGAAGGAGTCCTCTTCAATCGCCGTGCTCGACGGTGACGACGTCGCGTACGTCGTCCGGGTGCCGACCCAGCGCATCATGACCGTGACCATCGCGGTCGGGACCAGGTTCCCCGCATATGCCACCTCGATGGGCCGGGTCCTCCTCGCGAACCTGCCGGCTGCAGAACTGGGCACCTATCTCGGGCGGGTGGAGCTTCAGCCGTTGACCGGCAGGACGATCGTCGACAAGACGAAGCTGCGGGCCGAGCTGGCCGAGATTGCGGCGCAGGGCTACGCCGTCGTCGACCAGGAGTTGGAGGACGGGCTGCGCTCTGTGGCCGTACCGATCCGCGACTCGTCGGGACGGGTCGTGGCTGCGCTGAACATGTCCGCGCATGCCAGCCGGGCGACACTCGAGCATCTTCGCCGCCGCGTGCTACCGAAGTTGCTCGAGACGGCGAGGCACATAGAGGTGGACCTCGGCGCGCTCGGCTCAGCACCGAGGAAGGTCAGCCGCTAACCCTCCGACTGCACGATCCGCTCCACCATGCGGCGGGCGGCCAGCCCTCCCCGGTCGATCTTGATGTTCAACTCGAACGGGTCGGGGTCGCGGCTCACCCGCTTCTCGAGGACGTTCAGGGCGTTGACATCCTGCTGCACGACCGTCTCGTTGAGCTTGTAGAGGTGGTCGGAGATCTCCGCGTCGTCGAATGCGAAGTCGCGCGACACCGCCCAGAAGTCGTACGTCGACGTCGCCGTCGACGGCGTGATCCCGTAGCTGATCTTCATGTGGAACGCTTCTGCGTCCGTGCCGTCCGCCGATGGCGCCACACCGCACGGGGCGATACGCGAATGCAGGAGGTAGTAGCCGGGCGGGAAGTACTCGATGTCCTGCCAGCGGTCGATGCGGCCCTCGATTCCGGTTGAGCGCGAATAGAAGGGAGGGCACTCGACGTCTTGCATGTGGCGGTTAACCCTCACGATCCCCGCTTCCTCGTCGACGTCGGCCTCGATGGGCGTGGCGGCCACCTCGGGCGTGCCGATGTACCCGGCGTGCAGGTAGGTCTCGTGGGAGAGGTCGAGGAGGTTGTCGATCAGGAGCATGTAGCGCGCCTGCAACGGCGCCATCGACGTGACGACCCGCCAGTCGGCTCCGTCCACGAGCCACGGTGTCACCGGAAGTCGCCCGTGGTCGGGCTGCTCCGGGTCGCCCATCCAGATCCAGGTCCACACGCCCTGCTCGACCAGCGGATAGCTGCGCACGCGCGCGCGTCCCGGGATCTGCTCCTGCCCGGGTACCGCGACGCACGTGCCTTCGCAGTCGAAGGTGAAGCCGTGGTAACCACAGACGAGCAGGTCCCCGTCGAGCCGGCCGAGTGACAGGGGGAAGCGCCGGTGGGGGCATCGGTCAGCGAGGGCCACGGGGCGGCCGCCGGTGGTGCGGTAGAGCACGACGTTCTCCCCGAGCACGGTCCGGCCGAGGGGGGCCGCGGTCACCTCGCTGGACAGCGCCACCACGTACCAGCGGTCGTGAGCGAACATCGTATCGGGCTCTGTCTGTGCTGTTTCCATTTCAGTAGTCCATTTCAGAAGTCCATGTCAGAAGTCATCGGTTGCGGGCAGGCCGACGTAGTTCTCTGCGAAGACCATCTCGGCGGCCTCCGAGCGTTGCAGGTAGTTGAGCCTCGAGATCTGGAGCTGCTCGATGTAGGGCCCCTCGCCGAGCTGGTGGAGCAGAGTCGTCATGTAATTGGAGAAGTCCTGTGCGCGCCATACCCGGCGCAGTGCAGTCGAGCTGTAGCCCTCGAGCCTTTCCGTGCTGCCGTCCCGGTACCAGTCGAGGAGGGCGGCGGCGAGGAGGCGGACGTCGTTGGCCGCCAGGTTGAGGCCCTTGGCGCCCGTAGGCGGGACGATGTGTGCGGCGTCGCCGGCGAGGAAGAGCCGCCCCAGTTGCATCGGCTCGCACACGTAGCTCCGCATGGTGGTGATGCCCTTCTCGAGGACGGGTCCCTCATTGAGCTCCCAACCTTCCGACGCCATCCGGATCTGCAGCTCCTTCCAGATGCGTTCGTCGGGCCACGCCCCGATGTCCTCGCCGGGAGGAACCTGGATGTAGAGGCGGCTGATGTGCTCGGACCGCATGGAATGGAGGGCGAAGCCCCTCTCGTGCCACGCGTAGATCAGCTCGTCGGTCGCCGGTGCCGCCTCGGCCAGGATGCCCAGCCAGTCGAAGGGGTACTGGAGGTCGAACTCGGTGTAGGAGCCATCCGGCAGCGAGGCCCTGCTGACACCGTGGAACCCGTCGCAGCCGGCGATGAAGTCGCATTCGACGGTAACCGTGCGTCCTTGCTCCGTGAAGGCGATGCTCGGATGGTCGCTGTCGAAATCGTGCAGCACGACGTCCTCGACCTCGAAGCGGACGTCGATGCCGCGCTCGCCGGCCGCGGTATAGAGGTCCTTCATGACCTCTTGCTGGCCGTAGATGGTCAGGAAGCGACCGGTCAGCCTCTCCATCTCGATGTGCTGCGTGCGGCCCGGCCGGCGTACGTAGACGCCCGTGTGGTGAAGCCCCTCGCGCGCCAGCCGGTCACCAACTCCGAGCCGGTGCATGAGGTCGACGGTGTTCTGCTCGAGCAGCCCGGCACGCACCCGCTTCTCGACGTACTCGCGCGGCTTGGCTTCCAGGACCACGGAATCGACGCCGGCCTGCTGCAACAGGAGTGCCAAAAGCAGCCCCGCTGGGCCCCCTCCGACGATTCCGACCTTGGTGCGCACCAGGCAGGCCCTCCCTTGTGGATCGGGGCCATCTTAAGCCCGATGTTCGGCCACCGACACTGTGTGCGCATGTCGCACGAAGCACACCCCTGTGTCGCGACGTCAACCTCTTTTCCAAAGAAAATTGGCTAGAACGAGGCCCATGGGACTCCGCATCTTCACCGAGCCGCAGCAGGGCGCTTCGTACGACCAGCTTCTCGCGGTGGCCCGCACGGCCGAGGAGTGCGGGTTCGACGCTTTCTTCCGCTCGGATCACTACTTGAAGATGGGGTCGGCCAGCGGGCTGCCGGAGTACACCGACGCGTGGACGACCCTCGCGGGGCTCGCCCGGGACACTGCTCGCATCCGGCTGGGCACGCTGGTCACCCCGGTGACGTTCCGGGCGGTCGGGACCTTTCCCGCTGTGGTCACCCAGGTGGATCACATGAGCGGTGGCCGTGTCGATGTGGGGCTCGGGGCGGGGTGGTACGAGGCGGAGCATGAGGCGTACGGGTTGTCGTTTCCGCCGGCTGGGGCGCGCTACGACCTGCTCGAGGACCAGCTCAACATCTTGCACGGGGTGTGGTCGGCGCCGGCGGGCGCGACCTTCGAGCACAAGGGGTTCACCTGCTCTGTCAGCCTGGCGGCGGACTCACTGCGGCCGGCTCAGTCGCCGCACCCGCCGATCATCATGGGCGGGCGAGGCGGGACCCGCAACGCCCGGCTCGCCGCCACCTTCGCCGACGAGTTCAACACAGCGTTCGTGCCTCGTGAGCAGATGAGGTCGACGCATGACGCGGTGCGCCGGGCGTGTGAGGCTGCGGGGCGGGACCCGGCGTCGGTCGTGTGGTCGGTCGCGCTGGTCGTGTGTTGCGGTTCGACCGAGCAGGAGGTGGCGCGAAGAGCGGCGGCCATCGGCAGGGACGTGGACGAGCTGCGGCGCAACGGGCTCGCTGGGTCGCCGGACGAGGTGGTCGACAAGCTTGGCCTGTACGCGGAGTCGGGGGCGCAGCGCTGCTACCTGCAGGTGCTCGACCTGTCGGACCTCGACCATCTGCGTCTCATCGGGGAGGAGGTGCAGCCGCATTGGGGCGGTCGTTGAGGCCTACTTGGCGTTCATCGGGTCGTGAAGCTCGGTCGTGGTGAAACGGACCGCGTCCCACGCCCCTTCAGAGACTCTGCTCCACACTCCCGGCGGAGTTCCAGACCGCTCACGGCTGCGATCTGTTGCAGGGACACCTCTACGGTGAGCCCAGACCGACCGACGAGATGACCGAGTTCCTGCACGCCGCGGTCGGCCGCGATGCGCTCGGCATCGCCACCTCCGTCGTCTGACTATTGGGAATGGCCGGTCAGCACGGTGGTTCACCCATAGCAACTCCGCCGTTTGATAGCCCGTTGCACGGGCACCCGGTGGCCTTCAATCGGCGGGACCCCTTTCGGACAGTGATCGATGGGAGCTCGCCGGTGCCTCACGGTTGCTGGCGACGATAAATCGCTGGCCCCTTCTGCACCCCGTCGGTTACAAATGCTCCTGACCGACATGGAAAGGAGGAGCGCAATGGCCAATGACTCGTTTATGACTGCCGCAACCACCGTGGCTTACGACGGCCCGATGCTCCTCGGCACCTCGGTTGCCATCACGGCCTAGAGCGGTCCTTCTCGCCAGCCCCGGCTAACCAACCTGACCGAAGCGTCTTCTCCGTCGAGCGTCGTCCGTTCCCGCGCTCGGTCTCTTGGTGCCCCCGTTCGCCCGCACGCCACCCGAAGGAGGTGACATCATGTACATGCATCCCTATCTGGCTCATCAATTGGCCCTCAGCCAACAGGAAGAGCTTCGGCGACAAGCGATCCGACACCCGAAGCGGCTGAGCCGGCCGCGCCAAAAGCCCTCGTTTCGCCGGCTCAGCCCCGGGTCTCTCAATGCTCCTCCACCGCGGTCGGCGCCGGCGAGCCAATGACTATCGAGGTCTGAAGGGGTGTGCAGCATGACGCACACAAGGTCATGCTGCACACCCCTCCGCCAGACTGGGAACACCGCCGCCCCCGGTCGAACCCCGTATCCAACCGTCCGGACGGCGGACACGTTGACGCCATCTTGGGGAACTGTTGCACGGTCGATCATGGGAGCCGGCGAGGCGACGCAGGAGGGTGCCGTTCTGTATCCGGCCGACCGCCACCGGGCTCTGATTATCGATAGTGCATTCCAATTCTGGACTGCCCGTGTAACGGCGCTTCGATGGCGGCGGGAGGGACCGGGCCACGGAGGTGGTCGGGGCCGTGGCCCGTCGGCCGCTCTGAGAGCCAGTGTGGACGGCCAAGAGGAGGTTCCGGGGCGTCGGGGCGGCCCATGCAATGGATGACACCTTGCCATCTAGGGTTGATGGGGGCTGCCCATGGTCGTCGACGGCCTGCCCCCCCGCTGCTAGGGGCGCACGGGCCGCCGCCTCATCCACGGCGCCGCAATACCCGGCGGTTCGTAGCCGGCGTCGGCGAGGGAGAAGTTGGTGCCCGGCTTGACGATCTGGTCGATGCGGTCCAACACGTCCGCCGGCAGCTGGACCTCGGTGGCGCCGAGCTGGCCCTCGAGGTGCTCGGCCGTGCGGGGCCCGATGATGGCCGACGTGACCGCGGGGTGCTCGAGGACGAACGCCAGCGCCATGTGGATCAGGCTGATGCCGGACTCGTCGGCCAGCTCGGCCAGGGCGGTCGCGGCGTCGAGCTTGGCCTTGTTCTCAGGCCTGGTCAGGTCGTAGCGGGCCGGAATGCGCGACGCCCGCCGGCTGGTGAGGTCCGGCGCCCCTGTCCGCCACCGGCCCGACAACCAACCGCCGGCGAGCGGGCTCCACGGGATCACCCCCATCCCGTACTTCTGGCACAGGGGCAGCACCTCTGCTTCGATCCCCCGCACCAGCATCGAGTACGGCGGCTGTTCGCAGACGAACCGCTCCCGGCCCCGCCGCTCGGCCACCCACTGGGCCTCGACGATGTCGCCGGGCGGGAACGTGGACGACCCGAGGTAGCGGACCTTCCCTTGGCGCACCAGGTCGGTGAGGGCGCCGAGCGTCTCGTCGATGCCGATGTGGGGGTCGGGCCTGTGGATCTGGTACAGGTCGATGTAGTCGGTGCCGAGCCGGCGCAGGCTGTGCTCGCACTCCTGGATGATCCAACGCCGGGAGTTGCCCATCATGTTGGGGTCCTCCCCCATGGTCCCGTGGACCTTGGTGGCGATGACGAGCTGGTCGCGCCGGCCGGCGATGGCCTTGGCGACGATCTCCTCGGACTCACCGGCCGAGTACACGTCGGCGGTGTCGATGAAGTTGATTCCCGCGTCGAGGGCAGAGCGGATGATGCGGACCGATTCGTCGTGGTCGGGGTTCCCCCACGAGCCGAACATCATGGCGCCGAGGCACAGAGGGCTGACGCGAACTCCAGTGTTGCCGAGATTGCGATATTTCACACTTCCGGAAACTACTCCCATCCGGTGGCCAGCGATGATGGGTGCACACCCTGAGGAGGACTCCGGCGACGTCAGGTGGATGCTCAACCCGCAACGCAGCGACCGAGGTGCCGGCGGCGACGCCCCTGGACGCCTTGGCCCTCCCACAGGGCGGCGGATCAACGAGCGGAACCTGGAACCGTACGTTGCCGAGCCGCTCTGCGTTGTCTACTGTGCCGGTCCCCACCGCCAGGGGGCCGACATGGCGGCCGTCCGGGTGGCCGAGCTCGGCCGGGCGGTCAAGAAGATGATCGGCGCTATGACGGGCTGGGTGGACGAAGGCTTCGAGATCGAGACAGGAGGCGCGTGATGACAAACGTGATCGTGCAGGGGGTGTTCGTGGTGGATCCGGGAGAACGGGACCAGTTCATCGAGGCAAGCATCGAGGGGATGCGAGCCTCACGGGCGGAGGCAGGCTGTCTGGAGTACGTCTTCGCCGCCGACCCGCTCGACTCGGGCCGGGTCGTGCTCTCGGAGCGCTGGGAGTCGATGGAGCTCCTTCAGCAGCACCTGAATGGACAGTCATCGCGTTCGGCGGGAGACAGGCCGAAGCCAACGTCGGCGGAGATCGTCATGTACGAGGTGGCGTCGGCCACCAAGCTGATCTGAGACCGCCGATGTGACGGTCCGTCTCGGCGCGCTACTGAACGCCGGGTCGGCGAGGACGCCAGAGGTGATGCCGATCTGCGCTCCGATGGACGTTGTCATCGTCGGGTTACAGACGCCCGGAGCCGCGTCGGGGTTGGCGACGCACACTTCGCACTCCAAGCCGTCGAGGTCCGGAAGAAGACACTGAGAATCGACCTATGCGATTGGGAGTCGTGGATCGACCAGTCCCGGGAGGAACGCACTCCTACTGGGCTCCAGAAGCTGACCCACACGGATCCTGCCGCGGCTCACCGATGAGGAGGTAAGGGCCGAGAAGGTTGCCGAGGTTGGCTGCGGCCGTGGCGAGAACGAGGGCTACATGCGGGGGGAATGCGTCGGGTTCGACGGAATCGAGTTGCAGCAACCCCACCGGCTTTCCCGTCAGGAATATCGGCACCGCCAGATAGCTACGCGTGTGCCGTGATGTCGATTCGGCCCGCCGGTGCGCGGGGACAGCTGCAGCAGGCACGGTGATGTCAGCCAGGTAGCGCATCTTGCCGCTCGCGATCACCGCCCCCGCGACGCCTTGGCCCTCCGGGATTCGAGCGGCCCGCGCAGTGGCTGTCGGCGGTGGGTAGGCCGCGCCCAGCCGGATTCCGTCACTGCCGAGGAGTTGAATGCTTGCGCCGGTAAACGCGACGACTTTCCGCACGGTGCGCAGCGTGAGGGCAAGCGCGCTGTCGAGGTCGATCGCGGACTGCAGGTCAGCGGTCAGGTCGACGAGGAGTTGAGGGTCAAGTTCTGAGCCACGACGCAACCGCCCGCGCGCCCGCATCGTCGCAGCCGGTGTTGCCGCACCTGTGGGCATGACCGGCGCTGGCTGACCGAAGAGGAAGCCTTGACCTTCGGTCACGCCAAAGCGCCTCAACGCATGGCTTTGATCGGCGGTTTCGACACCTTCGGCCACCACGGTCATGTCGAGGCCCGAGGCCATCCCGATGATGGCCCGGATGACGTGCTCGGCGCGCCTGTCATGCCCGAGATCGGCGACAAACGAACGGTCGATCTTGAGAATGTCGCACGGCAATGTAGTCAGGTAGCTAAGGGTGGAATGTCCGGTACCGAAGTCGTCGAGGGCGACCCATAGCCCATCCGCCCGCAGCCTGGTCAAGGTCTCCGAGGCGGCACCAGGATCAGTGAGCAGGCCCGTTTCGGTTACTTCCAGACACAGCCGCCCACCGGACAGTCCGGTGCTCGCAAGCTCGTCCAGGACGGTGTCGGCGTAAGCGGGGTCGCTCAGTTCAGGCCCTGACACGTTGATTGAGACCCTCTGAGAGGCGAACGCGCGCCTGACCGCGGTACCGAACACCTCACGGCGGACAAACGCGCCCAACGCCCCGATCAGCCCCGCTTCTTCGGCGAGGGGCACGAACTTCCCAGGCGAGATCGGCCCGTAGTAACTGTGATTCCAGCGGACGAGTGCCTCCGCACCGGTCGGGCTGGCATCGGCAAGCAACACCGTTGGCATGTAGACGACGGAGAGCCCGCGGCCACCATCATGCAGGGCTCGGTCGAGCTCCGTCATCAACACTCGGTCTTGGTCGGTCAACACCTGCCCCCGACCTCACTTGCCATTCGAGGGGGATCCAAGGGCCCCATATACCTCCGAGGATAAGCCGTCTTGACTTCGGCCAACGGCTGCCTCTGACGATTAGACAGACCTCTGTGTAGAACCGGCGGAGGAGTACATCAGGTGAGCGAGCGGCAAGTTCACGTCAGCCAGCCGGTGGAAGTCCGCTCCGAGGAGACGCCAAGGTCCTCGGTAGCGAAACCCCCGGCGTCGGTCGAGAGGTCGGCGTCGGAGCGGGGTGGAGGCAACTGGCCGGTCCGCAGCATGAAGCGAAGCCTGCAGCGTCGTTATTTTGCCCGAAAGGAACCAGAGAGGGCCGAGCCTGTACCAGCGGTGGCGAAGGCCACGGAAGGCACTTGGGATCTTGGAGCGGATGCCCAGGGACTCTCCGGCGTAGGGGGCGTGGAACGGTCAGAAGGGTGGCGCGCGATTTCCATCCAATCTCCAGACAAACGCCACCGAGCCTGCTCCTGAGTCACCTGTGATACATCTCGGTTCGGGATGGTCCCGGCCGAAGGAGGACAAGCCATGCCGATCATCGACGTGAAGGTGATGGAAGGGGTGCTCACCACCGAGCAGAAGCAGAAGATTGCCCGAGGCATGACCGACGTGTTCGCCGACGTTGTCGGTTCGCGGGCGCGTTCGGTGACCTGGGTCGTCATCCAGGACGTCGCTAGCGGAGAGTGGACTATGGGTGGCGACCCAATTACGACCGAAGGTGTCAAGGAGCTCCTGAGCGGCGAGCCCGCCAACGTTTAGCCATCCTGCTCCACCATTTTCCCGGCTCTTGAGCTGGAGATAGACGCGAGAGTGGCCTTGCCGTGAGGGAAACTGTGGTTGTCGAGCTTCGCAAATCTCTCACGGTAAGGTGCTCTCTCGATAGGTGGTGGGTGACTGCTTGACAACAATGAAGGCGTGGATGGTTTGGTCCCGCCCCACTCGGCATCGCGGTTGTCTAACGGCCGTGTGTTGTTCGGAATGGGGGCTGTCCGCGGCGAGGCGGAATCACACCGAGGATTCGATACGCCGCTGGTAGTCGGCTGCCAGGGCTAATAGGGCACCTTGGCAGTCACCGGTGAACGATGATCCGTGCATCAGGGCAAGGGTCTGCGGCGCGAGCGCGGCCAGCCGCTCAACGGTGCTAGGCGTGGCAGGTGCCAGACTGCTGGCCCGGAACAGGTCCTCGGCCTCCGACGCCGCCTCGACGATGTCGGATTCGGTCAGCGGCGGGCCGTCCCCCAGGTGGGTGAAGAGGTCGCCGCACAAAAGGGTTCCCGTCGTCTCCTCGTACAGCACGCGTGCTTCCCATCCGTGCGGCACGTGGGGGGTGTCGATGTGGCGAACCTTTTTGGCCCCGAGGTCAATAAGTTCGCCCTCGGAGAGCGACCGGGGCGGGCGATCCGCCATTTCGTTGAGCGAAACCAAGCAGCCGATGGCCCCGTGGGCAACCTGAGCCTGCGGGGCGACGGCCAGGAACTCGTTCATCGTGCCGCACTCATCGGACTCGACATGCCCGAAGGTGATCCAGCGCAGTTGCTCCACCGGCATGACCCTTTGGATGGCGTCACGTACCGAGCCAAACATCGACCGGTGGCCCGTATGGAACAAGAGCGGCTCCTCATCGAGCACGAGGAACTGGTTGAACGTAAAGCCGGTAGGCCCGATCTCCGGCACGAGAGTAGATAGGCGGTAGATGTCGGGCGCTATCTCGTCCACCTTCGTCTCCACGCTTCTCTCCTTTTCTAAGCCTCCACAGAGTCTGATCGATCACCACAGCATGTGCCACCCGATCCGGCAAGGGCCGGCGCCGAGATGCTGGTCGCTGCCGCGGACCCGCGGACAAAGGCATCGGCGGCGAGCACGCCGTCGGGGTCGTACCGCTCGGCAACGGCGGCCAAGCGGGCGAGCGTGGGCTCATCGTAGGCGCGGCGTGCGCTGGTGGCGTCGTGCGGTGGGCCGTAGTTCGGCCAGACCCCGCCGGTGTCCCAGTCTGCCAGTGCCGCGAACAGCCGCTGCGCGTGCGGCACGACGGCTGGGTCCAGTGCGACGCCCACGGCCAGCACGCTGTACGCGGCGCTACGGTGTACGAACGCGCTGGGGT
This region of Acidimicrobiales bacterium genomic DNA includes:
- the pcaD gene encoding 3-oxoadipate enol-lactonase, translated to MSLQGVRVDGPPGAPALVLSNSLGCSADMWAPQMPALTQRFRVVRYEHRGHGGAGTPDGAWTVDDLGRDLLAVMDAAGFERASVMGLSLGGTVAMWLAINHPARVDRLVIACSRASWPPKEMWAGRIEAMRTGRPADLLSALLGRWFTPGFAGVHPDAVALVASMLDTASPQGYAGCCEALSEVDLSADLGSITAPTLVLAGSLDPGVPIAVAASLAEAIPGSSLQVISPGAHLINVEQPGRFNAAVIDHLAGDALERGRATRRAVLGDSHVEASETGAGPITSSFVDLITRYAWGDVWTRPGLDKRTRSCITLAMLVAMGRFDELGMHLLGARRNGLSDEEIVEVLLQTAIYCGVPAANSAFAVARRVLEDDAGAAGGAGD
- the pcaB gene encoding 3-carboxy-cis,cis-muconate cycloisomerase; the protein is MPTDHLFSHIVTTDELLAATGDSAWLAAMLDAEAALARAEAHAGVISAEVASAIAAGCKSEAFDVEEIGRQARDGGNPVIPLVSRLREVVGPGARDFVHWGATSQDILDTAAVLVARRSGRVIDAGLLRLADSCATLADSHRSTVMAGRTLLQPAVPITFGMKAAGWLGGVIDARQALAAAVDGLAVQLGGAAGTLASLGSRGPEVVSAFAGELGLPEPVMPWHTARERTASLAAALGLVAGTSAKIAGDVALLMQHEVGEAFEPGGPGQGGSSTMPHKSNPVGAAAVGAATRRAHALVCLFFESLSGEHERHVTSWPVEWQSLGELLALTGGAVARTAETVGGLEVVAGAMAERVRALAGLLLAERVSLALAPRMGRSEAAAAVAEAGRRATDTSAGALVASLMSDPRVAEVIQAPELEDLMDPAGYLGSSEVWIDRVLARHAEMSR
- a CDS encoding aromatic ring-hydroxylating dioxygenase subunit alpha; translated protein: METAQTEPDTMFAHDRWYVVALSSEVTAAPLGRTVLGENVVLYRTTGGRPVALADRCPHRRFPLSLGRLDGDLLVCGYHGFTFDCEGTCVAVPGQEQIPGRARVRSYPLVEQGVWTWIWMGDPEQPDHGRLPVTPWLVDGADWRVVTSMAPLQARYMLLIDNLLDLSHETYLHAGYIGTPEVAATPIEADVDEEAGIVRVNRHMQDVECPPFYSRSTGIEGRIDRWQDIEYFPPGYYLLHSRIAPCGVAPSADGTDAEAFHMKISYGITPSTATSTYDFWAVSRDFAFDDAEISDHLYKLNETVVQQDVNALNVLEKRVSRDPDPFELNIKIDRGGLAARRMVERIVQSEG
- a CDS encoding TIGR03560 family F420-dependent LLM class oxidoreductase, translated to MGLRIFTEPQQGASYDQLLAVARTAEECGFDAFFRSDHYLKMGSASGLPEYTDAWTTLAGLARDTARIRLGTLVTPVTFRAVGTFPAVVTQVDHMSGGRVDVGLGAGWYEAEHEAYGLSFPPAGARYDLLEDQLNILHGVWSAPAGATFEHKGFTCSVSLAADSLRPAQSPHPPIIMGGRGGTRNARLAATFADEFNTAFVPREQMRSTHDAVRRACEAAGRDPASVVWSVALVVCCGSTEQEVARRAAAIGRDVDELRRNGLAGSPDEVVDKLGLYAESGAQRCYLQVLDLSDLDHLRLIGEEVQPHWGGR
- a CDS encoding 4-hydroxybenzoate 3-monooxygenase, which encodes MRTKVGIVGGGPAGLLLALLLQQAGVDSVVLEAKPREYVEKRVRAGLLEQNTVDLMHRLGVGDRLAREGLHHTGVYVRRPGRTQHIEMERLTGRFLTIYGQQEVMKDLYTAAGERGIDVRFEVEDVVLHDFDSDHPSIAFTEQGRTVTVECDFIAGCDGFHGVSRASLPDGSYTEFDLQYPFDWLGILAEAAPATDELIYAWHERGFALHSMRSEHISRLYIQVPPGEDIGAWPDERIWKELQIRMASEGWELNEGPVLEKGITTMRSYVCEPMQLGRLFLAGDAAHIVPPTGAKGLNLAANDVRLLAAALLDWYRDGSTERLEGYSSTALRRVWRAQDFSNYMTTLLHQLGEGPYIEQLQISRLNYLQRSEAAEMVFAENYVGLPATDDF
- a CDS encoding IclR family transcriptional regulator, translated to MTESGRSNDFVQSLERGLAVIRAFGPDRPSLTLSEVARQTGLTRAAARRFLLTLTELGYVHSDGRMFSLRPRVLELGYAYLSTLGLNEVAAPHMEQLVAETKESSSIAVLDGDDVAYVVRVPTQRIMTVTIAVGTRFPAYATSMGRVLLANLPAAELGTYLGRVELQPLTGRTIVDKTKLRAELAEIAAQGYAVVDQELEDGLRSVAVPIRDSSGRVVAALNMSAHASRATLEHLRRRVLPKLLETARHIEVDLGALGSAPRKVSR